Below is a window of Littorina saxatilis isolate snail1 linkage group LG2, US_GU_Lsax_2.0, whole genome shotgun sequence DNA.
tatcaagggaaacaactcaatttatttgcaagcttcaaaaaccgggaagcaatcacgagtcgtgtaccctctatggctggtactgaaaaatgcgcgtcccgtccatgggcgtgtcagcgctggtactgatttatcagtgtcccgtcgcgaaagtgttaatgTTAATGTGCCAAATTAGTTGTGGTCAAAGGTTGAATTAATTCCCACCAGAATGCAGCATGcagttgagttttggtatatgtccaattggccaagtgaaaggatgctcttatttcaTAATGAAACCCTGGTCAGATTTGTTGTTACCATGTAAATGATTATATACTCAAACAAGAAAGACGATATACTTTTACTCAGATAGTGTCAAGAGTGTTAATTGTTACCTAGAATCAATCtctgatatttaatttagaggGATTAATGTGCTTGTAGATTGACATGCTTATTTAAGCAGTCTGATGATGCCATGTACACAGGTCATTATATAactaccactgttaaaagaaaggGACTAATTGTCATGTAAATCCAAAACCCTTGACCTTTGTATCCACTCGTATATATAAGTACACTGCTGCTGTACGTTAATTGAATTTGAATAATGACCTGCTGACATTGGTTTGGATCTGCAGGTCAGGTAGTAATTAACCCCAGACTGCTGTGTGATATATTCTTATatttgaaatgtttgtttggaCTTAAAGTAACAAGTGTTGAGTTTCGTGTCTGTGACCCTTGTACAAACTGGAGAAAAAAGAGAAACTCCGATGGTGGAGTTTAGATCTAGCTGTTTTGGTCAGAGAAATCTTCAAAGTCACAAGTGTTGAGTTTTGTGTCCGTAACCCTTGAACAAACTGGAGAAAAAAGAGAAACTCTGATTGTGGAGTTTAGATCTAGCTGTTTGGTCAGAGAAATCTTTGGGTGAGAGGATTTGTAGGCAGAGCCTTGAACCAGCTGCTCTAGTTATTCCTCAAGTTGTAGTTACATTTTTATTCATTGTGTATATAATGAATGAGTCACACCTGTCCGAAAACTTGTGGGTattgatgttttgtttgtatgtgtcggCGTATTGTTTCATTTTGCATCAATTAAGTGTATATTatgacatgtacatgtactactgTACAATCAAGGCAAAGAGAGAAGTCCTGTACGTATAAAGAGCATTTTGCCTTCCGCTCTTTGGTTGTGTTGGTATCAGTGCATGACCATGGGATCTGCTTGTGGTTTCTTGGATGCAGCTGTGGACATCTAATTGCACCAAGAGTAAGAGTTCAACTTTGGCGTTAAAAGGGATTTGTGATTTTAATGCATAAAGAGTtggccttttttttcttgagGCTGGAATTTTCAGCACAGCATACGTACACAGTTTGCATAGAACTAGTATATGTATTGCTTTTTCTCCTGCCTGCATTGATAGTAATGTCACTTTTAAAGTTAAAAGTACGAAGTTCAGTGATTCGCTCGTATATGCAGATGCATGCAGCCCTAACCTCATAATTACAATTAAATCATGCTAAGTAAAATTTGCATCAGAGATACATCTTTAATTCATTTTAGCTCATTTTGTGGtaattatttaatttttgtctGGGTAGTTGAGATcattattctttctttttttcttttttcatgtaAACTGCTACGCCGATATGTACCAGGGGAAATACCGGTAGTTAGCTGATTTTAAGCCTTTTTGTTCATGCATATTGTGAGTTGAAATATGCATTTGTTAACAAAGTAAGCACTTATTTCTAGTTGATTGTTCAACATTACATGCGTTGGTTTTGCACTCAAGATTTTGTCattttttccttgttttcattttAATACTTTTGAATTGCATTGTGGCTAAAGCTGTTGGAAAGAAGACATTGCTGTCAGTGGAGAAGACTAAAAAACTACAGGTTATAACTTTATCTGAACAATATGTAGGTCTTGTGTTCCACATTTACTTGATTTAATTATTCTGAAAAAGGTTGTTTTTTGTAAATCAGTGTTTGAGGTTAGAATTATGTAAAAGGTGATCCCATACATTATATGCCTTGTGTAATTGTCTTTACTTGCATCTGCAACAAATTACAACAATTtggttgttttgtgttgttgtttaatTTTTCCCAGTCTGTGTACATGTAGTTATTCTCAGTTGAATTATAGAGCGAGAAATAGTTGTTCTTTTATTGAAACCAATATTCCAAAACCTTATTGATTTTGAAACTGCAGCTGCAGGTTTGAAATTGTTGATAATTCAGTACAGGGTTCGTAGTGCCTGTGATTTTTGGAGATCCGTACGGCGTTTTTTTCCAGATCAGTTTTGCCAATTTAATAAACGAGTGAAGTGAGTTTTATGTGGGTTGCTCATGACATCAATATAATgtatgtttatgtatgtgtgtgtggtggtttgtgcatcagtgttcacagtgtgtgtgtgtgcgcaccaacatacatacgtgtgtgtgtgtgtgtgcgtgtgtgtgtgtgtgtgtgtgtgtgtgtgtgtgtgtgtgtgtgtgaaaagggGAAATTGAAAGGAGTGTGCGTGTTctttgagaaagagagagattgatgCCAAGACGTGCAAATGCGTGAGTGCCTGAAGCTTGTCAAGAGAAGTTCATATTGCATGAAAGTATCATCTTGAAGTGCGTTTCAACCGTGTTTGTTCAGTAATATGTATCCTAATTAATGTTTGGCTGTTCGCAGCATCATTGTATATGTTTTTCCATTGCATGGTTGAACTTCACCTTGAATGTTCAAATGTGTGTACATAATGTTGGGTGTTTTGTGCTGTCGTTGACGTTCAGACATTATTGTTCCTAAATCCATCGACCAATGGACAGAGTACAAATACCTCATGATGGACGGTTATGGTGAACAGTTTTAGTGCTCCAaagtgtgatttttttttttattaacttCCAACAAGAGTTTTACAACTGAAAGCCAGCCCTATACATGCCACATCTAgataaaaataattaaaaaagtCACACATaatgtggttttgtgtgtgtggatatgcCATTTGTTTCATTATTTGCAGTGATGTTTTAAAACTGAAATTTATTGTCAAATTTTGACATTTCTGCAGACATAACCACGCCCACCTCCCTCTTTGAGAGCActgcaaaaaagaaacaaagtgtTCATGTATTTTGAAAATTGCAGTTTTGAAATGTGAAGCAGAGCTGGTTGCCGGGCAAGATTTGTTTTGTTGATCCATTTGACTGAAGATTTGTTGCATTATAGCTCTATGAAGAGATTTTTGGCTGACACCGTGGTATATTTTCTTGTGTATTTCAGCCAACATTGTGAAATCAtcagtttttgttttccttAATGTTGTCACAAAAAGCGGCACAGTTTCTGTGTGTACTGTTTTTTTCATGTCATTTTCTGATGGCGTTTTTGCCATGCTGTGATGTCAGTTTTCTAATGCTGTACGTGAGCATAGGTGGAGTACGTAGTGtctgttgtgttttttgttatcCTTTTCTCACACTTTTCAAGATGAGTTTTTGTGTGCAAACTTTGTGAGGTTCCAATAAAACACTGCTGCATTGTGGTTGGATTAAAGAAAAATCCCTGCACAAATTTTAAACATAATTAAACCCAAACAGGGTGTCATCGAACAAGACTTTGTGTTTTTATTCCCAATTAAGGCAAATTAAATCATCGAACTTTTGTGCATTTCACCCTAACTCGCCTTTAAATTTATGTACTCACTGTGCTGTTTGTGAATTTATTCTTGAAATTCAAGCGCCAATACTCACCTAAAATCACGAAAAActctttgcttttttttcttctctgcaCAATGGTTTAGGTCattctgtttgttttatttcCTCTTCAAAATCATGAATTTCAAACCTACAGGCACAGCTTGCCAACAGAATACATTTTCAGAATGAAGATGTAATTTGGCTTGCATTGcacacattattttattttattcctaAAAGCATGATTTATCTTGCACATGTACTATTGTATCCTTACTAGGATAGGCCTGTTTTGTAGTATGACCTTTCCGGTTTTTTCTGCGTTTCTTGAAATCTCTCTGCTCTTTACTATGCTTTTTGCAATTTCATTACCACATAGAGGCTAATTTGTAGGCTTCACGTTTTCTACGCGTTCTTGTTACCAATAGTCACATCTGTCATGGTTTTTTCTCTCTAGAAAACAACAGAATTACATTCTTTTACAGTGAAATTAATTTAATCCACCAAATGTTCACACTATCTGAACAAGTAAACCAGGAATTGGAAAAGCAAACATTATAAAAGGTATTCCAAAAGTAATGACAAAAGAAGAGCTAGGAGTTGATTATACTCACTACTTGATTTCTATACAGCATAGTCGTCACAAATTTATAGTTTCTCTTTGCATGAAAACTGTTTTTGCCAGCATGGTTAACCAGCTTTTTTAAAAATTTCATTTTAAAGTAAATAGATTACTCAGTCTGTaagtttttttctccaaatattAAAACTGGTGTAATATATTTGCAAAAATGTTGCTGTTTTCCTCTGATTTTGCTTTTCCTGTTCTCACAACCGTCATTACATTGTCTGTGATGATACACACCACACGTTGTCTATGTGAATGAAGAATGGATTAAATTTCATCAGTTCCAAAATTAAAATCTCCTTGTGGATTGTTTTAAGGAGTTGTGTTtgttgcggtgtgtgtgtggtgtgcgagtGTTTTGACTGTGACTCAATCTGTGTGCCTCACAGTATGCGTAAAGGAATACACATTTGTATTACCCAAGCCTAGCTTTTGCAAAAGGATAGATATAttattaacccttaggctggttgtcgcgctactttacgtatactctcacctggttgtcacgacatggctcagtctgtttgtcggttcccattacctcccatggatgcaaatgaccgtttttctttatttttctctctgttaattcaccagtggctatgtaacatgtgttacagaattgcaccagtgtaagggttaatgcACACATTTTTcatcacagacatacacatgaataaataaatatattcaCAAATAACAAACACAGTAATAGACACACACGCATGAATAAATATATGTATGCACAAATCACAAACACAGCAACAgacacatacctacatacacacactccctcACACCATAAAAATGTACACACAACACCAGATTCACCACCGATAGGTTTACCCTCAAAATGGACCAAAATAAAACATGCAGGTACAAAAGGATACCCTTCAAAAACAACACCCTCTGTTCAATTGTAAGTACATGTACCCCATATGCATTTAACCACCAATATGtgtaagacacacacaccattaacaAATTATTGCTAGGAGTTTCTACATGCAGCAAAAGTTGGGACACATTCAATGCAGATGTCTGCAAAGTGAAAAGACGATGAGCATGATGTGATTGTTCTTTAACAGGCATTCATGATGTGATTGTTCTTTAACAGGCATTCATGATGTGATTGTTCTTTAACAGGCATTCATGATGTGATTGTTCTTTAACAGGCATTCATGATGTGATTGTTCTTTAACAGGCATTCATGATGTGATTGTTCTTTAACAGGCATTCATGATGTGATTGTTCTTTAACAGGCATTCATGATGTGATTGTTCTTTAACAGGCATTCATGATGTGATTGTTCTTTAACAGGCATTCATGATGTGATTGTTCTTTAACAGGCATTCATGATGTGATTGTTCTTTAACAGGCATTCATGATGTGATTGTTCTTTAACAGGCATTCATGATGTGATTGTTCTTTAACAGGCATTCATGATGTGATTGTTCTTTAACAGGCATTCATGATGTGATTGTTCTTTAACAGGCATTCATGATGTGATTGTTCTTTAACAGGCATTCATGGATCAGACTCAAAGAAAATCCTTTTTTCCCCATTCACTCAGACATATTCAATTCAGATTTGTTCAAAGTGAAAAGATAATGGGCATGTGATTGTTTACCACCAGGCCTAGCATTCATGACTCAAAGAAAATAATTTTTTACCGTTCACTCATGCATACCCTGATTCAATTCAGACCTCTTCAAGTGAAAAGTTAATGGGCACTTGAATTTGTTCACTACCAGGCATTCATGCATGTTCAGATCCAAAGAAATTCTTTTTCATCATGAACAGCAGAGGGACAGTTGCATCATTCAATTAAttgtttttggttgttgggttCTAGCAATCATCAACATTTGCAAATGATTTCACACAGAAAAAACAAACTACACAAAACAATTCAGTAAAGTTAATCTGTGTCTTTGAACTGGCATTGGTAAAGGCAGAGGTGCTTAAAAAGGCAAAGTCACTTCCTCTGCATAGTAACATAACATCTTAGGATATACACACAGTTTAGAGAAAACATCCGTCAGCTCTATTTGACACATTATGCGTAGAGGAGCAACACTGATAATTTACTATAAAACAACATTTGTTTCAATCAATATATGTGCAGTGGCACCCCCCTTTCAAAAAGCATGATTTAAGACTTCCCTCTTTGCTTTCACAGCTTTTCTTTTCATTACGTCTGTAAATGTACATGGCCGTTTTAAGACTGATCCCTCCCATTTCAGACGCATTTTTCTTAGAACGCTTTGGTCTTGATGAGGGGCACCATTGTACCATCTGCAGAAAACACCTCAGCAcgacaccttcttcttcttcttcttcttcttcttggcgttcgcagcaCGACACCAAAACCCAAGTACATATTTGTTCATGTCAATATATATAATTAATGCAGTCTGCCAGTTTCAGGGTTTAGGGAAAAGGCAGTGCATACATCAGATATAACAGAGAATGGACGGTCATAACACAGTGTACCTCATACTCAAACGATTGTTTACGTCACGTTTTCTGAGGCTGGCTTGCTCAGCGTGTGTCATACACACACGGAAAGCTATGACGGCAGCCCGCGAAAGGCCAAGCGCAGCCGGTTCTGTACATATGCGATATGTAGGGGTTCTGCAAGGGTTTAAGGTTATTTGTTTGCTCAAAGATGGGTCGATTTGGGCGTGTTTATGACCATAATTGATAACTATAATTAACTATAATTAATTATTTCACCCACTTACAATCACCTTTGATTAAAAAACCCCGATACCAAACGATAGATAAATGTTTGAAGACTTCATTGCACACCAAATCTCAGTATCACCCAGGTTGACCCCCTGCACTGTTATTCGTGTGGAACTCAGCTGTGCGGGTTGCGAGTTAAGACTGATTCCAAGAAAAGGGTCACATTTAGGAGTATTTCACATGCAAGTGCACTTTATCACCAAAAaataacacacgcacgcatgcacgcacaaacacacacagtgtgagCATTAATGTAACAGACAGTAAAAACATTTctgcgcacaaacacacacagtgtgagCATTAATGTAACAGACAGTAAAAACATTtctgcacacaaatacacacagtgTGAGCATTAATGTAACAGACAGTAAAAACATttctgcacacaaacacacacagtgtgagCATTAATGTAACAGACAGTAAAAACATTTCTGCGCACAAGTGTTGCATAGAAGGATAAGGCACGGCGGATACCACAGGAAATAAGGAGTTCCAGTTAGTCGGCATTGCATTTAGCATTGAGACAAGGACGCTTAACATAGATATCAAAAAGACATCATGAACCTCCAAGAATAGCTTATCTACTTtgtgaagaaaaataaaaacaaaatcataaaCACAACAAAGAACTACCAAGCAAAGCCATTATACATACTATATTATCATGGGGAAAAAATCAGTCAATGGACTATGGAGCCCAGGTATAAGTACATGCTGGTACAGGTGTATTCCATTTCCCTTCCATTTTAGTCCAGCACTGATAATGTGCTTAACAATTTTATTACACAGGAACTTCCAACttataaaattaaaaatcacAACTGATCCAGCTGTGTTGACATAAACGGTTTTCCTTTGGCAGTaacaaaaaatgtgtttaattcAGCACGATATTAACtgaaaaaaacatgtttttctGAATAACTTAAGGTTGAAATTAAACTTAATACTATATAATAGCAACACACAGTGCAATATTCACATGTTCTCAAATATATTATGAAAGAAGATGTGAGGTAAATCTGTGACTAAAGGGACAGATGTTGACAtgaaaacattctgaaatcaTACCAgcagctccctctctctcatctctctctctcattatccaCTGAAAATGTATATACATGTATCAGGAACAAGATACTGCTGCATTTGAAAAACCCTGTGCTGGTGCAAACAGCAGAAACCACATATATACCATTTTCTTTTTGATATTAATAAAACTAATGCTAGTGAACATCACCCTATAGAACAAACCCATATTATACAACTGCATAAGTTCTCCTACCCATAGAAAAGCACAGATTGTAGCCCTCATATGAAAAGAACAGACCTGTCCGGCCTCAAATTCAAGAAATATAATTTGCAAGCAAGAACAAACCAAAACATAAAAAGGTTAACTGAACGCATCTGAACAGACAGGCTATTTGTCAAAGCCTTCATCTAAGTTCAAGTTACTCAACCTAAAGAAAACACCCACTCATTTTAAAATAGAAAAGACTGTAAGCAAAACAAGTTTTAGTTAAAACTAAGCGACTGACCTCTTGGTATTCATACAATTCTGCCTCTATCAAGTATCATATTACTTATTAGCCTCAAATAAACTTAGTTTCTAAGATTAGCAATGAACAGGCTGTAAATAAATATCAAAGAACTTGGTCAATAGTAAGTAACTGCCCATTCAGTGTTTCATACCCACTAATGTCAAGCCGCCAATTGATAGGCAGAGCTGATAAATGATATGCTAAGATATGATTTTCTTAACACCATAGGCAAATACTTCCCCAAACAGCTAATGTAAGCAGTTGTGTCCCTTCCTTATCACAGGTATACATTCATGTATTATCAATACATTCAGGAAGAGAAACCTGCACTGTATTTGCTAAAACACAGAAATGTAATAGAActaatacagtgaaacccccctttaaagaccccccaatgtaagacttcctcccttctaAGACATTGCTTTttccacattttctgttcataacctctgtcaatttaccattttaagaccccctcctttataaaacctgattttcttagatttgtttaggtcttaaaagcggggttCCACTGGAAAGGAACAAAGCGTCTCTTTGCCTGAGACATCACGAAGGAACAAAGCGTCTCTTTGCCTGAGACATCACGAGGGAACAAAGCGTCTCTTTGCCTGAGACATCACGAAGGAGCAACACTTGCTTCAGCCCCCCCCATCCTGAGATTCCGGACTGTTATTCTCTGCTTGACTcacttctttctcttttcccgTTTCCAATATTTTGCTGCCATTTTCACTTCCACCACCCAAGTCCTTTTTCTCATCACCCACACTCTCAGGGCTACTTTCACTTTTCAAGACTACGCTGTCATCATTTTTGCCAGCATCGGCCGTGCTTTGTACACCGTTCTGCTCTGAAGCTTCATGCTCAACCTTTCCCCGAGACAGTCCATCACAAGATTTTTCAACACTGACGCCCGACGAACCACCGCCACCCTGAGAAGACAGGTCAGCCTGAGGGGAGGTGGGGGCGGGAGGTAAGTGAGGGCGGTGCAGGGTGTTGATGGGGGAGAAGGAGAGCAGAGGGGGGACGTCGTTAAGTGCGGTAGAGTAGTCCTCCCCTTCCAAGCCCAGCTGCTTCATCAGCTGTGCCAGTCGCTTGGCCTTGCGGGCTTCGTTCTGCTGGATGACAGTGTAGAGATGCTCTGTCAGCGATTCCTTGGCGTCGCTCTTCTCGGCCAGCGCCATCTTGGCCTCCACAAACTCCCTTTCAGCTCGTTCGTAGCGTTTTCTGCAAAGAGTATATtaaataataatacatgtaataataataataatgataaaacTAAGAACAACAATTATAATAAAGAAAACTTAAAATACGCAAAACGATCATTAAAAGctgaagaaacaaaacaaacaagtgttGATTCAATGCTGATAGGTTGCCGAATATATGTTATACagtttaaccccccccccccccctctctcttttatgaccccccaatttaagacttccccttttgactccctcctgtttaagaccttgctttttcaacttttctgttcacattattaacttctgtaaatttgcCTTCATCTTAAGAGCAAGAccgcctttttaagaccctctcctgtttaagaccctctcctgtttaagactccctcctttttaagactccctcctgtttaagactccctcctttttaagactccctcctgtttaagactccctcctgtttaagactccctcctgtttaagactccctcctgtttaagactccctcctttttaagactccctcctatttaagactccctcctttttaagactccctcctgtttcagactccctcctttttaagactccctcctatttaagactccctcctttttaagactccctcctatttaagacctgattttctcaaatttttggaggtcttaaaaagggggttccagtcTGTAATGAAATAAATCTAAAACCTGGGAAAAACTTCTGCAACACAAAAAGGTTTAGAAAACAGGTAACCTACTGTGCCTGAAGAAAATCGATGCTGGCAGCCTCTATACGATCACGAATGATGGACACATCAGCGTTGACCAGACTGTCCAAGCGGTTCAGTTCCTTCTGCACCTTGGTCAGTTTCTCCGCTTCTTCTTTGGCCATCTTGCTCCTGTTTTAACAACATTACGTACAACATAATCCTGGCAGTTAAGTTTTGACGGGTGAAAACATTGACACCAGCAACTATATACCCAGAGTGACAGCTCTAGAGAAAACCATTAAAAGAGTCCATTGAAACACTCAAATAAATGTGTGTCTGCCCTGGTGTGcgtctgtttaaaaaaaaaaaaaaaacgtgttATAATATATGACTGTGACACATGCAAACTGAAATgcactttgatttaattaataacCATACTTGTGGTGCGCTTTCCAGCAAATCATGCCGTGTACGTGTAGATTAAGGTACAGTGAATTCACCAGATTTTTCACATCTGTTAAATTCTCCACAGACTCCCCCAGTCAGATTAGTAGCATCCCTGTAACAATGAATAACTGAATTTCTCATTCGAAATAATAAAGTATTCTATGTCTATGCCAATATGCGTTGTATTTGTAACCGTTGAAGGATTTTCTATTTTCTCACCTTTGGTTGATTGCAGCTGCCAACATCTTCCGCCTGTGTTTGTTCTCCTCTTCTATTTTTTGCTGTTGCTGTCTGAACTTGTCAACCCTGCTCATCTCTACACTGCAATATAGAATGATTACTAGAATTATGTGATATGAAGAACTCTAATTCACATTCTCATTTATAATGCTCctgaaaattttatttttaagcATGTCCCATGCATCACTGTTCTCATCagcactgacagtgacaatgtGACAACCTATTAActcattattacacccccggtataggggtgtgtataggtttcactcgatgtgtttgtgttcgcaagtagatctcaagaatgaacggaccgatcgtcaccaaacttggtgaacaggttctatacattcctgagacggtccttacaaaaattgggaccagtcaaacacacggttagggagttattggtggattaaaattatacaaggcctggtatagacggacacccccgttggtcaaagggaaataaccattctcactgccaccaactgagaaggttatttccctttgacgggggtgtagttcctatcggaggaatttttactgacagtgacaatgtGACAACCTATTAAAACATTgttactgacagtgacaatgtGACAACCTATTAACTCATTgttactgacagtgacaatgtGACAACCTATTAACTCATTgttactgacagtgacaatgtGACAACCTATTAACACATTgttactgacagtgacaatgtGACAACCTATTAACTCATTgttactgacagtgacaatgtGACAACCTATTAACTCATTgttactgacagtgacaatgtGACAACCTATTAACACATTgttactgacagtgacaatgtGACAACCTATTAACTCATTgttactgacagtgacaatgtGACAACCTATTAACACATTgttactgacagtgacaatgtGACAACCTATTAACTCATTg
It encodes the following:
- the LOC138960274 gene encoding RAB6-interacting golgin-like, yielding MAGWAGFTDEDLKQIQQTTSPGPPSGQSLASRQQAMAKKQKLQQQQQQRELARQRAKDFATGNNNPLPSSQRLSQPSPEKTMPGPKASPESDSTTATERTVSEGGKAMAGGEAGDEQTKTEAKEDVKELDEQEALGVEMSRVDKFRQQQQKIEEENKHRRKMLAAAINQRSKMAKEEAEKLTKVQKELNRLDSLVNADVSIIRDRIEAASIDFLQAQKRYERAEREFVEAKMALAEKSDAKESLTEHLYTVIQQNEARKAKRLAQLMKQLGLEGEDYSTALNDVPPLLSFSPINTLHRPHLPPAPTSPQADLSSQGGGGSSGVSVEKSCDGLSRGKVEHEASEQNGVQSTADAGKNDDSVVLKSESSPESVGDEKKDLGGGSENGSKILETGKEKEVSQAENNSPESQDGGG